A stretch of DNA from Balearica regulorum gibbericeps isolate bBalReg1 chromosome 7, bBalReg1.pri, whole genome shotgun sequence:
TCAGATCAGCAGACAGGGAAGGTTGCTGTTATACAGCGCGATGGGACTGAGGAGGTTCATGCAAGTTTAAGGGGCCAGAAGAGGATGTTAAATCAGCTGAGGTGGGCTTTTGATGGATAAGAGATTAGGTTTGGAATgtacaaaaacaaaaaggaggtgacagaaggaagagggagcaggagaTGATAGGAAATAAAGCCTGGATTATTTTGAATGAAAGAACAGGACAACAGTGCCTTGCACGTGTCTCAGATCTCTGATTCCAGACAAGTTTCTGGCAGAGTATCTATTTTCTGAGTTCAAGATAAGCTTGATTAGAGCCATTTGGCTGGACTGAATGATATTGTCAAGCATACCAGCGATTCCTGTCTACGAGTTTACATATAAGAATAAGGAACTGTCTTCATGATTGATCCAATTGGCTGAAATCTGCAAGTTTATACCAAGGGAAGAGTTTTCCCTGGGGAACTAGTAAGAAGACATCCCTTCCCCCAGGGGACTAAAGGTGGAGCAGTTGACCTGTGCACAGATGTGCACCCTTCCCTCTCCACATCTGAGCTTGCAGGGCAAACTGAATGCCCTCTGTCTTTCTGCCAGACTTCCTGACCCTTCCTTCCTAGAGAAAGAGTTAATTTCAGATCCAATTTTCTTCTTATCCCCAGCTTCCTAGTGTAATGCTGCTATGACCCTATTGGGgtcttttctccattttagtTCTAGGACCAGATGCTCGAACGCAGGTTAAATTCCAGAGGTCCCAGGAGGACATGTGGGAACACACAGACCAGGGCAGACATAAACACTTGATCCAGAGGGAGAGTGGTTTTTTCCTAGCTGCTAGAAGGGCAAGGAATTCCTTCTGAACTGTGTGGAAAGGGAATGCATGAAGCAGCCTCAAAGCTCAACGGGGCCCAGCAACATCTGCCTCTGCCATGGGCATGACTTGCAATGAGTTGCTGGACTTGGAGTTCCCTTCCATAAATGGtgcaggagctgagcagagaggaggatCTGGGAACGGGAGCCTCTGGGCAGGTTTTAAATCAGTGGTGGAGCTGAAGGTGAAGCCCAGGCTTCAGTGGGTTAGATCTTTTTCTAGCCAGATTCTGctcagaaaggcagcagaagagaagcCTAACCCTGGGGTTGAGCTGAACCCTGAAGATCATCTGCTACCTCTAGGTGAAAAGAATGCAAAAGAGATTTAGTGGGGAGTGTTGAGATAGGAAAGCAAGACCCTTGATTATTCAgggtgggaggaaagggggaagCTGTTGCCTGGCGGACTGCAGAGCCGAGCCGTTACCACAGGGCTATATGGAAGCAGTTGCATTATACAATTTTGACAGATGGCACTATGCTGAAGAACCAACCCTTGTGACAAGTCTTGTAAGGGGGAGCCTCCCCCCTTGTCAGAGGTGAAGAGCTGAAGTGATTTGCCCCATGTTGCTTAGGAAGCCTGTGGTAGCTTGGGCACTctcacattaatttttattgctcCAATCTGTGCTCTCCATGGATTCCTCTCTGGCTTACATAGCTTTGGGGGAAGGCCTGCCTTTGTGTTGCTCTGCCTGAACTTTGCTGCAGGCTGACTTGACTTGCTTTAACTGCTCcaacactttcttttcctctccagccaTTCTGTGTTTCCTGGTGAGTGCTCTGGGGATAACAGCTGGATCTCACCGTCTCTGGAGCCATCGGTCCTACAAAGCCACGCTGCCCCTGCGGATCTTCTTGACTATTGCAAACTCCATAGCCTTCCAGGTAAGCACCTCCTCAATGTGCCACTTGTTCTCAGAAGGAAGTGTTCCCCCGAATCTCTGTCTCAGATATGGGGCACAAACTGGTTCTTCTCTCCTACTATCTCTTGTTAGGAAATGACCTACCCTTTCTATCTAACACTGTGGTGCTAGAGTCTATCTCACTGTCTTCACCTTGTCCTATCAGAGGGTGACACTGAGACAAGCCTGGTGGGGAAAGGATTGTTGGCCAAGACCAGGGCTAGGAAAGCTCTCCAAAGCAGGAATGTACCCTTCCTCCAAGGTGTGGTCTCTCTGTGCTTGCTCCAGGTCCTGTGAAAGAGGTGTGGAAGTACTGAGTGCTCTCCTGGTGTTCCAGTTGCCTCACCCTCCTCTTGCTGTGTGGCTGATAAGGAGGGGACACATCTGCACAGCCCAGGGAGCCAGGCTGTGGAATTTACGGCTACAGAAAGCCCAAGAGCTTGTTGAGATTATGCAGTTAGGGAGATGCTTCTCTGTTTTGGAGGAGTGATATTTAGGAATAACCCTCGTATAAGTCACACCACTAGCCTCCAGAGAGTCATCCCAGGTCAGTGATGTTTCAAGGAGAGAAGGGTTGGGCCCATTCAGAGCGGCACAAGTGACTGCAGCTGATAAGCACGGCAGGATATTGCCTAACCACTCAGGAGAGCACTTCACAGTccacaaagcaaagaaaccagGAAGTCTTTAGGTGCTGTAGAAAGTAGCAGAGATGGCCCTTTGGAAGAAGTTAGAGTGAAAACCCAGATTGGCATGGCACAGAAAAATCCTGGTGGTCTCTCGAGTGTGCTGCTGTGAGGCATCTCTAAGGGCAGTCCGTCCTCCAACTGTACTTGAAGGACTTGTTACGGGCTTGCTCTTGTGTAGGAAGTACTTGGGAGGGTGGCAGGGTGCAGCACTGTATGCTAGAAGAAGGTGAACAGAAAACTATTAGTGCTGTGGCCCTAAGTAATTCTCCACCTGAGTTATGGGGGAATGGTGGACCAGGTATTTGAGAGACATtatctccctttctcccctgTGTAGCTTCATTGAGATGTAATCAGAACAGGGTGTggatgaggtttttttatccttgaaaagctttctgaaacacCATTCACTTTCCTGTTCTTGGTTAGCACCAAACCAGAGTCTTtcatgaggaagaggaaggaccaAGCTGCTGATTCCAGCTACTGGCCCAGCACTCAGCAAGGGAACTGGATAGGTTGCTGTGTATTGGCTAGTCCTGTACAAAGACCATCTTTCACAGGGTTGTAGGGCAGAGGGGGAAAGAATTTGCTGAGCTATTGCTGTAGGGGATAGGAATAGACAAAGATGAGAGACAGACAGATATTTCAGCTTCAATAGGAACTAATCcaaagttttactgaaaattcagTACCATTCCCcgtggatttattttttttaatagttactTTCAATGAGATCAAGAGGtggtttgttttcaatttatCTCATTCCTATTAATGACAGCAGCTCTAAGATGACACCGGTAACTTTTAAAGCCAGAGAAGACTATAGATTATCTTATCTGAATTTCTCCAGAAAATGCCTGTTGGCTGCTCAGAGACCTGTGGCTTGTGATTTCAGAGAATTTGGAAATTCTGCCCCTAGTTGGCTTCTCTGCCTGCAAGACTAGACAGCTGCAGCGCAGCAGAAGCTCTCCTGGTTATAGCCTGGAGCTGGAAACTCCCAAGGAAGGAGACATTCTCGTAGGCTTTGCTTGCTGTTCTCAGAAAGCCATGATTTTCAGACAGCATTGCAGTTAGAGGTGGTCCCAAAATAAGATCCGTAGAAGAGATAATGTGTGAAAGTTTGGGTCGAGTTACTGACTTTTTGGCTTTGAGACCCCTAATTTGTGTTTGTGTACAGGGTGTGGTGGATGAGATGGTACCATGCTCCACCTCCAGTACATAGTCTCTTTCCAAATTTGTGCTGCCTGCCTCCAGCAGAAAGATGTCCAGGAGGCAGGGAAAGCCTCCCCAGATGTGTAAACCCCAGCTCTCTTTCATCTTTCAGGCTGGGATTTCTCACATTACATGATGCTGTGTAGGGTTTGGGATGTGAGAGAGACTTTGGGTCACAGGTGAAACATTTCCAGCATAGGTACTGGCTGTGCTTCACTGATTACTGGATAAGGAAGGCTGCTGGGCCACCTTCTTCTGAGGGGTTGCCGAGTGACCAAGCTCTGGCTAACATCAGTGAGGGCTGGTGATACTTGGAGGTGGTCAGGATTTCgctggaaggaaagcagcagttcCCAGTGTTTGGAAACAAGTGATAGTTGAATCCTGGCCTATGTCTATCACTGCCTCATTGCATGACCCACAGGTAAATCGTTTTACCTCAGTTGAAGGAGGAGTGGTTACAGCACTTTAGAGGGACTTGAGGAGTTGTGTCTCTGCTACAGGCTCCCTGTGTGGATAAGTCACTTGGTCTTTCCAGGCAAGAAATAGGGATGATTATGCCGCTTCCTTACCTTCAAAATGCTTTGAGGAAAAGTCCTATGTACTTATGAGATTAAGGAGCCTCTTATGTAATATAGGCAATAGAGGTGTGCTCGGATCTGTTTCATGTTTTCTAGCACGGTGTAATACATGGCTTTAAGCACATCGAAATCTTGTTATAAAGGAATGAACGCAGGTTCATTAAAATCTATTCTTAAAACTGGCCAAAACAATCATTTCTGAATACAAATGAAAGCTTTGACATTTTCCAAACCGTATTGAACAGTTATGTGGCTGAAGGGGGTATTTTTGATAGTTGCCATTGAAATGGTGTGTTTATTCTATTTGTGAAGAAGGGCCTTCGTTTTAAGACTGTTTGatttccaaggagaaaaaaaagttaaaaaaacccctcagctcCAAGTTAAACAGATCTGTCTGATTTGGCAAGCCGAGGAAAAGCAAGGCAGGTTGACCCATGGAAAATGTCAGGgcggagggaaggggcaggttGATCAATCCCAGCTGGCACCATGTAGGGATGGGGACAAGTGACCAACAAGAGCTGAGCGTGTGAGGGAGGAGGCACCGACTGGCCAATGAGGGCTGGCTGTTGCAGGGGTGGGGGAACAGGCTGACCAATCAGAGCCTGTGATGCTGTAGAGGATGTGCAAACCAAAGCCTAAAGGtaaccaattaaaaaaagagaaaaggcagccCACCAGAGAagcacatttcaaagaaaattgaagtgGTTGAGCAAAGAAGATCCAACCtctgttttaaaagccaaaacccccaaattctAAAGAACGATAAAATGGCTGATGTGAAGTCAAGTCAATGGGATTTATGTGTCTAAATGTTTTAGGCCCTTTTTGTTAATTTGAAGGGAACATCTCCAGCCCTGGCCCTAAGTCTCCACTCCTGTTGCCTTGCAGAATGATATCTATGAATGGGTCCGGGACCACCGCGTCCATCACAAGTTCTCCGAGACAGATGCAGACCCTCATAACGCAATGCGGGGCTTCTTCTTCTCCCACATCGGCTGGCTGCTGGTGCGCAAGCACCCAGACGTCATAGAGAAGGGCCAGAAGCTGGACCTGAGCGACATAAAGGCTGACAAAGTGGTGATGTTCCAGCGGAGGTGAGTGGCGGGGTCAGCCCCAACACAGAGCCATGTGGGATGGAGCAGGGACTCCGCAAATGGACTGGGGACCCCAAGCACCTTTGACGGGGGGAATTGGGGGTATCATGTGAGAAATGTGAGTCTGTTTGAGGCTTTGCTGTGGGATGAACCCTGTGAGAAAAGAGCTGTGCCTCTCTTATAGGAAGTATTTAGGAGCTAGTGCTACCTCTAGCCCTCCCACACCTCTTTCTTGCCTGCCTACTCTGTAGCATCTTGCCAGTGGTGGGCTGAGCTTCCCACCACAAAGCACCTCCACGCCTGCCTGCCCACAGCGCGGCTGCTGCTTTGGCTGGCCCAGAGCCCACCCGCAGGTGCCTCCAGgccatccttggagatgttgTGGTACACCTTCCAGGCCAtgcctcttcccctctcccatcAGTATCCAGGAAACAGTGTGGTGAAAGAGGAGTTGAAAATGGGGAAATGAGAGAGGCTGTCACTGGGAAGGACAGTCTTGATTCACTGGTGCCTCTTGGATGGGGTATCTCTCAGCTGTCTGGGGCTATACTGGGATTGATCCCCAGATGAGCCTGtcaccagggctgcagggatgggggaaCTGAACCCATATAGTAAACACTCTCACTTGGGAGGTCTCTAGTTCAGTCCCAGATGAACCAAGCAAGGTTTATGGCTTCTGTCCTTTTTGTGCATGGGATTTTTCTTGTGGGTTGTCAGAGTGGTTCAGCTTCCTCTACTCCTGCCCCTCCAGTGTGAGAGACACCACGTGCTCATCTTTTTGATGGTGCAAGTAAGTGTTCCTTACTTGTGCTTGTTGGTGGGGTATATTGGTAAGCAGGGCCAAGTCTgcaaggaggagctgcagcactgGGCCAGAGCTGGAGAAGGGGGGGAATCTGCAAGCATGGGGTTGCCTTTATGGGGACCAACACAACTGAGAAGCAAATGGAAGATGAgaccaaaagcagcagctagtGTCTAGACTCATGGTGATGAGGGCATTGCTTTGTGCACATGTGAGGCTGAGACAGGGAGAATATGACTTTAGTGAGTCTCCTGCCTGGCGATAAGATTTGGGAGTCTCCAGGAATGGCTTCTGAGCATCCAGGGCAAAAGATGCAGGGCTCAAGGGTGAGGTACTTCTGTATTTGATTTTCCCCGTATAGCTGAATGTGAATCCTCCAAAGGGAGGACTGAACCAGCCCTTCCTGTCCTGCTTCTGCCACTGAGCACTTTCCTCCTGGTTCCTTCCTTTCCAGATACTACAAGCCCTCAGTGGTGTTGCTGTGCTTCACACTGCCCACCGTAGTGCCCTGGTACTTCTGGGATGAATCTATCATCATCAGCTTCTTCATTCCAGCCATCCTGCGCTACACCATAGGACTTAATGCCACATGGCTCGTGAACAGTGCGGCTCACATGTTTGGCAACCGGCCATATGATCAGCACATCAACCCACGGGAGAACCCCCTGGTCAGCCTGGGGGCCCTAGGTACGTTCAGCATCCGTGTCTTTTGCTGCCAGTAGGCTGCAGAGTGGGGACCGCCCCTTAGGGCTGCAGCTTCTGGGAATTTCTGTGAATCCAGGTGTCCCCATTTTCCCCTGCACTCTTCCCCTCCAGCCTTTGCATCTGGGGGTGTTTCGCAGGCTGGCCAGTGAGTACGTAAGGGCAGTGGGGTTATCAGCTCCCACCAGCCTCTCTCCAGGCTGGAAAGGACTCTGCTACACTTAGCACCTCCTTATCTCaatagcaatattttatttactctgCTCGAAGGTCTCTCTGCCCCCTTCACCAGACTGAAAAACGTGTGCTGCGGTCTCTGTTTATCTGTCTTAGATTTGTCAACTTGAAAACCAGCAGATACACATTTGGATATGTTCTCAGGGCAGCTGGTGATTTTTGGGGGTAGTCAAGGATGAGACAAGCCAGATGATCCCGTGTGTTTCCCTGAAATTTTGGGGACCTAGGAAAGTACATCCCAGGGTCAACATTTTCCCTGATCTGTTCTCACAAGCCCAAATCCTCAGCTGGTTTGCATCAGTGTACACTACTGGAGCCTCACTGATTTCTACCAGTGAATGACCTGCTCCTGGATTTTTACTAGTAAGGGATTTGAACTGTACAGACTCAGGGAGTAGGAGCAGGAGTCCAGGTGATGTCATTGAAGGTGTGAGCACTGAAGCCAGCCTTGACAGtctctggagcagaggctgGCTGACTGGGGTAGATCATTTAGTAGAAGTCTGtctatttttttgtcatttggaAATACCCTTTGGATTTGGCATTAGGACTGCCAGTGTTAGAGGGATATTGATTGGCCTGGTTTGTTTGGGGCTTGCTGCAGGTCTGTCTGGTAGCTCAACCAATACTAGAAGGTTTATGttggcagcagaggaaaagctgtTAGGATTCCCCTGGTGAATTGGTGCAGTCTGTGAGCCAGAGCCCTTCTCGGTTCCTTGCCACATGCTTGTTTTCCTCTAAAGCACCATAGGTCCTCTATGACTGTCATTACCTGATTTGCTCCAGCCCAGGCATGCTGGACCATGCCCAAATGAGATAGGGTAGATTGTACAGAGAGGTGAAATTGGGTTGAGAGGAGCCTGGACTCAATCCAGAGCCTGTTTCAGGAATGTGGTGCTTTAGGACAAGAGAAAGGGGCCATCACTGAGAGCTCTGTGACATCCTCTCCTTTATTATGTTTTGCAGGAGAAGGCTTCCACAACTACCACCACACCTTCCCCTACGACTACTCCACCAGTGAGTTTGGCTGGCGCTTCAACTTAACCACAGCCTTCATCGACCTCATGTGCCTCCTAGGGCTGGCCAGCGATCGCAAGAAGGTCTCCAAGGAGGTCATCCTGGCTCGGAAAATGCGGACTGGAGATGGGAGTCACAAGAGTGGCTGAGTTCCTGCTCCCCTTCACACACACATCCACACCTCTCCTTCcgccttttttctccctttctcccttcctgacCCCTCTGAACACGCTGGACAAAGGTTTAATGTTCTGTTTACTAACTACTGAATAATGCTACCAGTTTGCTTAAGATAATGATAATGAGTTTTAACCCCCCTCCCATGCTGTATTTTACGTGATGTATTTAAGATCTAGGACTCTGCCTTTGTAACGCAAGGCTACCCCTTTCCcgctctccttttcccttccattcTTCCTTTCTAGCCCCCCTACCCCATCTCCCGCTTTATGTCATCCTGGTCTCtccctggcagaggagctggtaGGAAGCAGCCTGGGGAGGCCGATAGCAGCCGGCTACGTACCATGGAGTTAAGGGAAGCCTGTACCAGCCAGCTGAAGAGTTGGGCCAAAGTCAGTGACCCTCTCCCCACCACTTTCCCCCCAaaattccttcctctctctttcctcctttctcaagGGCTGCTCACAGACGTGGCATGGCTACTGCTGTCCCTGGGTAAAGCAGCCCTATCCCCTTCCCTTGCCATCAGAGAGTTGTCTCTTTCCAAGATGTGTCTTGGGTAGTTTTATCCCCCCTCCACCCGCACAGCCTCTCtagctgaggagaggagagccCAGCCCCTAGACTCTCTCAGAGCTCCAGCCAGGTCCACCAATGGCCGGGAGGGGTctggcggcagcagcaggcaccaGAGGGAGAGCATCATTGGCCTTATTACCTCCTCCCTCTGGCGTCACagcctccctcccagccccgccCGTCACACCCCATGCCACCGCTGCCTGCAGGGACTGaaggcagagcccagctctgggctctgcGGCCCCTTTGGAGAGCCACAGCGAGGAGGGGGACAGACAGAGGGGTGTGCCTGGGGTGGTTTTGTTAGCTGCTGCCAAGATTTTTCCCAGCAAACAGGACTTTGCCAaaatggagaggaggagaaggataTAAACCAAAGCTCCACCACTGAGTTAAGCTGCTTTATGTGCTGGAGGAACAGGGTTCCCGCTGGGTGGCAGGCGGATGTCCTGGTGTCCGTGCCTGCCCTGCAGATCCGCATCCTGTGCTGAGCGCAGGGACGGGGCAAGGGAGTGTCTGCAGGTGTAGGGAGGGGTGAAGGTATCCGTGGGAGCAGGCCCCCCCATGCTTGTGGGCTCCACTCAGTCAATTAACAAGTGCCTGAGAAACACCAGTGCGGCGCCAGGCAGCCCAGGGGGCTTGAGGGAGTTGAGACCTCTGAGATGAGACACTGCCACCAGCGTGGGCCATGCCCAGGGTCCGCAGGGTGGTTTGCAATTCCCTGCTCCTCCAAGGGACTGGGAGGCACTCCTGAGGGAGTgggaaggggaggtgaaagGAGCTCCTTGTTAGTCCCTTAGCTTGCCTCCCGGCCCCCTCGGCAAGCTATCTTGCTGCCTCACTCCTTCGCCAGCACGGCAGGCAGCGAGGGCGGCTAAGCCTGCAGAAAGGTCAGTTATATCACTGAGCTGCTGTGGGCATGCAGCTGGAGGgtgtgctggggaaaaaagtccttGTGGGTGTTGTTTCCTGCAAGTTGCAGAGACCACAGCTTGAGTTCACGTGGTGGGTTAGGTTCTGGGTGTTGTGACCCCCGAGCTCCTCACTGGGCTGAAcgtgctttttttcccccccttaacTCTCCCATtattatgaatttttttattattattagttgtAGCAATAGTATTGTTTTTGTTGCTTAAATGCATCGAATGGAGCTGGAGGAAAGCACAAAAGGTGGCCAGAACAAGGTGATGTTGGAGTGGGGTTTGCAGTATCTCCCTTATTCAGGCAGGCCAGGTTGGGCAGAGACAGAGCGGATGCCAACTTCCTCGCCTCAGCTCTGCCACGTAGCAGCCAGGCAAGCTTCACGGGAGCAAgtctctgcagcttttcttggTCTTGCTGCTGCAAAACTCACCAGGAGCCAGTACAGCTTTGTGACGGTCTCCTTAAGAAGAGAATGCTTGTTACTCAGAAAAGAAGTcatcctcctctcctttcccctccctgccaccaACCACTGCCTTTTTACTGTTCAGCAATGGGACCCTTCAAGGTTTTGAGCCATCAGGAGTAGATGCGGTCTCCAGTCAAGAGATACAGCAGGGAGGAACGCAGCAGGGAGCCCTTCAGCTCACGTTGTCAGGAGACAGCATCCTTACTGCTCCAAGGCTTCTGACTGCCTGGGGGACTGACTGGGGCAAAGGGGCTGTGGCTAGAATTGTATcctactattaaaaaaaaaaaaaaagccctcaaaaaaagataaacattgTTAGCTCTGTAATTGTGGGCTGACTTAGCTGTAGTCTAGACCTTTCTGAACTGATGGAAGCCTCCAGAGGGATGAATTTGAAAGGTGTGTAGGGAGGGAAGAAGGTGAGGAGAATTATTTCCTTGCTCCTGGTGCCCTTATTGTGTGACATACCCTACAGTAGAGAAGCGTGCCATGACATGCTGCAGTATTTCACATCCTCTCAGCAGAGAAGCAGGGTTTGACATCAAGGGTTCCTTTCAAATTTCAAGTGCTGTTTTGGGTCCAGAATCTGGAATTAGGGTGGAAGCTGAGGAGCAGTAACCAAACAGTCCTGGTGTTTGCCCAGTCACTTTAAAGGTAGATTGGCAAATATCTCTGGGTGccttaaaaatctttctttaatatACATAGTAGTATTGACAGCTATTTAccgtatttttttctttttttttttttgctgaattaTGAACATTCGAGGGGtttcttaattatttaattgcCTACATTGAACTGTGGGTGCAGGTGATTTTGAATGTATTTGAGTTAGAATTTTTGTTAGATTAAGAAACAGATACAACACTTTTAAGTAGAACTTTGttcaatatatatatacacacttataaatatatatatatttttggtgGCATGTTTGTATCCTGGACGCGTCGTCTGTATGTTTAGCTTAAATGAGTCTGTGAGAGgtggaagcagaaaaagcagcagtgggaCCTCGTGGCTAGAGCAGTAGTTCTCCCGGGACCTGTTCCC
This window harbors:
- the SCD gene encoding stearoyl-CoA desaturase; this translates as MEKDLLNHEELAGDRGMIDDIFDETYREKEGPKPPMRYVWRNIILMSLLHLGAIFGLMLIPSAKIQTLAWAILCFLVSALGITAGSHRLWSHRSYKATLPLRIFLTIANSIAFQNDIYEWVRDHRVHHKFSETDADPHNAMRGFFFSHIGWLLVRKHPDVIEKGQKLDLSDIKADKVVMFQRRYYKPSVVLLCFTLPTVVPWYFWDESIIISFFIPAILRYTIGLNATWLVNSAAHMFGNRPYDQHINPRENPLVSLGALGEGFHNYHHTFPYDYSTSEFGWRFNLTTAFIDLMCLLGLASDRKKVSKEVILARKMRTGDGSHKSG